In a genomic window of Streptomyces pristinaespiralis:
- a CDS encoding DUF3566 domain-containing protein — protein MTDTRGQQPPYQMFGGEQPAPQQAGQPYHPPQAYPSPGGTQGGQQQPAQPAGAGSGAAVRRPRTGARTTPRTRKARLRVAKADPWSVMKVSFLLSIALGVCTVVAAAVLWMVMDAMGVFSTVGGTISEATGSNESNGFDLQSFLSLPRVLIFTSVIAVIDVVLATALATLGAFIYNLSAGFVGGVELTLAEDE, from the coding sequence GTGACGGACACCCGGGGGCAGCAGCCCCCGTACCAGATGTTTGGCGGCGAGCAGCCTGCCCCTCAGCAGGCCGGCCAGCCGTACCACCCTCCGCAGGCGTACCCGTCGCCCGGCGGGACCCAGGGCGGCCAGCAGCAGCCTGCCCAGCCGGCCGGCGCGGGTTCGGGTGCCGCGGTGCGCAGGCCGCGCACAGGGGCCCGTACGACGCCGCGTACGCGCAAGGCGCGGCTGCGGGTGGCGAAGGCCGACCCGTGGTCGGTGATGAAGGTCAGCTTCCTGCTGTCCATCGCGCTCGGCGTGTGCACCGTGGTCGCGGCCGCGGTGCTGTGGATGGTCATGGACGCGATGGGCGTCTTCTCGACCGTCGGCGGGACGATCAGTGAGGCGACCGGCTCGAACGAGAGCAACGGATTCGACCTCCAGTCGTTCCTGTCGCTGCCGCGGGTGCTCATCTTCACGTCGGTGATCGCGGTGATCGATGTGGTGCTCGCCACAGCGCTGGCGACGCTCGGAGCGTTCATCTACAACCTCTCCGCCGGTTTTGTGGGCGGTGTCGAGCTCACGCTCGCAGAGGACGAGTAG
- a CDS encoding helix-turn-helix domain-containing protein, with amino-acid sequence MDAAQQETTARARELQRSWYGEPLGALFRRLIDDLGLNQARLAGVLGLSAPMLSQLMSGQRAKIGNPAVVQRVQALQELAGQVADGSVSAVEATARMDEIKKSQGGSVLTSTNPSTSGTGAPTVRRVVREIQSLLRSVAAAGDIIDAADSLAPTHPELAEFLRVYGAGRTADAVSHFESHQS; translated from the coding sequence ATGGACGCAGCGCAGCAGGAAACGACCGCAAGAGCCAGGGAACTGCAGCGCAGCTGGTACGGGGAGCCCCTCGGGGCTCTCTTCCGTCGTCTCATCGATGACCTGGGGCTCAACCAGGCCCGACTCGCCGGCGTCCTCGGGCTCTCGGCTCCGATGCTTTCCCAGCTGATGAGCGGCCAGCGGGCCAAGATCGGTAACCCGGCGGTGGTCCAACGCGTCCAGGCCCTCCAGGAATTGGCCGGTCAGGTGGCCGACGGCAGCGTGAGTGCCGTGGAGGCGACCGCGCGGATGGACGAGATCAAGAAGTCGCAGGGCGGCTCGGTCCTCACCAGCACCAACCCGTCGACCAGCGGCACGGGGGCGCCGACGGTCCGTCGCGTGGTGCGTGAGATCCAGTCCCTGCTGCGCTCCGTCGCGGCGGCGGGCGACATCATCGATGCGGCGGACTCGCTCGCCCCGACGCACCCGGAGCTGGCAGAGTTCCTCCGGGTGTACGGCGCCGGGCGCACGGCCGACGCGGTCTCGCACTTCGAGTCGCACCAGAGCTGA
- a CDS encoding LxmA leader domain family RiPP, which yields MQNNTEIMDLIANYDAYADVDELNVTAAADAPATTPVCAASVASSTWCASAASAISGATYEAGC from the coding sequence ATGCAGAACAACACCGAGATCATGGACCTCATCGCCAACTACGACGCCTACGCCGACGTCGACGAGCTGAACGTCACCGCCGCCGCGGACGCCCCGGCCACCACCCCGGTCTGCGCCGCGAGCGTCGCCAGCTCCACCTGGTGCGCCTCGGCCGCCTCGGCGATCTCCGGTGCCACCTACGAGGCCGGCTGCTGA
- a CDS encoding DLW-39 family protein yields MKKLLLVALAAIGGLLVYRQIQADRAEQDLWTEATDSVPAGSGV; encoded by the coding sequence GTGAAGAAGCTTCTCCTGGTCGCACTGGCCGCCATCGGCGGGCTCCTCGTGTACCGCCAGATCCAGGCGGATCGCGCCGAGCAGGATCTGTGGACGGAGGCGACCGACTCCGTGCCCGCAGGTTCGGGTGTGTGA
- a CDS encoding T3SS effector HopA1 family protein, translating into MTAITAAPALPDRLVRALRDVHVTDDAATVRLGSRTVTSDNPREMRRLLAEALYDVLHAGQDVDKGDLPLNLRDESFEKQLAAVVPHRGTTTRVRALDAGDHTVAGDGPLLVERDGVRVWVPRDHVVDGDPAVPGGILTLRVAALRPALSPGFFMVDGSRPRPRGERTLRVYVHVTDARHAAPVWGRVLARLESDGVSYRSKALSARALYPRRDALVVYLTGEAADAAGAVAEAVRGAEGVGRETSVFTSELAPGVSVAEEPDDPRPAMSGLSFGQHRATATAHALLDAARGVGPLEELLAEALREAGADPAAPYRNLPRR; encoded by the coding sequence ATGACGGCGATCACCGCCGCCCCGGCACTGCCGGACCGGCTCGTCAGAGCGCTTCGGGACGTCCACGTCACCGACGACGCCGCCACCGTCAGGCTCGGTTCCCGAACGGTCACCTCCGACAACCCGCGTGAGATGCGCAGGCTCCTCGCCGAAGCGCTGTACGACGTGCTGCACGCCGGCCAGGACGTGGACAAGGGCGATCTGCCGCTCAATCTGCGCGACGAGAGCTTCGAGAAGCAGCTCGCCGCGGTGGTCCCGCACCGGGGCACCACCACCCGGGTACGGGCCCTCGACGCAGGTGATCACACCGTGGCCGGCGACGGACCGCTGCTCGTGGAACGGGACGGCGTCCGGGTGTGGGTTCCCCGTGACCATGTCGTGGACGGCGACCCCGCCGTCCCCGGCGGCATCCTGACCCTGCGGGTGGCCGCGCTGCGGCCCGCCCTGTCGCCCGGCTTCTTCATGGTCGACGGATCCCGCCCCAGGCCGCGCGGCGAGCGCACGCTGCGGGTGTACGTACATGTCACGGACGCCCGGCACGCGGCGCCGGTGTGGGGCCGGGTGCTCGCCCGACTGGAGTCCGACGGCGTCTCCTACCGCAGCAAGGCCCTGTCGGCCCGTGCGCTGTACCCCCGGCGTGACGCGCTGGTGGTCTATCTGACGGGCGAGGCGGCGGATGCTGCCGGCGCGGTGGCCGAGGCGGTGCGCGGTGCCGAGGGTGTGGGACGGGAAACGTCCGTGTTCACCAGCGAGTTGGCCCCGGGCGTCTCCGTCGCGGAGGAACCGGACGACCCGCGCCCGGCGATGTCGGGACTGAGCTTCGGCCAGCACCGGGCCACCGCCACCGCCCACGCCCTGCTCGACGCCGCCCGTGGCGTGGGACCGCTCGAGGAGCTGCTGGCCGAGGCGCTGCGTGAGGCCGGCGCAGACCCGGCCGCCCCGTACCGGAATCTGCCTCGCCGCTGA
- a CDS encoding ABC transporter ATP-binding protein, with product MLEFHALHKAFGERKVLRGLTFGVRPGELFGFCGANGAGKTTAMRIALGVLQADSGEVRLQGRPVDAASRARFGYMPEERGLYAKMTPRDQLVHFAVLSGVERSVARRRAEEWMERLGVVAAPKDALEKLSLGNQQKVQLIASLIHDPDVLVLDEPFSGLDPVAVDAMADALTDFSRRGVPVVFSSHQLDLVERLCDRVGIVRDGALVAEGTVEELRSGADRGPLEVELSGAEDDWSRALEGVDGVEVLGKQGRTVLLRVADGVPAARILEVAGAAGEVERFGRRRPALADIFRESVGG from the coding sequence ATGCTTGAGTTCCACGCACTGCACAAGGCCTTCGGAGAGCGGAAGGTGCTGCGCGGGCTGACGTTCGGCGTCAGGCCCGGCGAACTCTTCGGCTTCTGCGGGGCGAACGGCGCCGGCAAGACGACCGCCATGCGCATCGCCCTCGGCGTCCTCCAGGCCGACAGCGGCGAGGTCCGCCTCCAGGGCCGGCCGGTCGACGCCGCCTCCCGGGCCCGCTTCGGCTACATGCCGGAGGAGCGGGGGCTCTACGCCAAGATGACGCCGCGCGACCAGCTCGTGCACTTCGCCGTTCTGAGCGGTGTCGAGCGCTCGGTCGCACGCCGCCGCGCGGAGGAGTGGATGGAGCGGCTGGGTGTCGTGGCGGCGCCCAAGGACGCGCTGGAGAAACTGTCGCTGGGCAATCAGCAGAAGGTCCAGCTCATCGCCTCCCTCATCCACGACCCGGACGTCCTGGTGCTCGACGAGCCCTTCTCCGGACTCGACCCGGTGGCCGTCGACGCGATGGCCGATGCCCTGACGGACTTCTCTCGCCGCGGGGTTCCCGTGGTCTTCTCCAGCCATCAGCTCGACCTCGTGGAACGGCTCTGCGACCGCGTCGGCATCGTCAGGGACGGGGCTCTCGTCGCGGAAGGCACCGTCGAGGAACTGCGCTCCGGCGCCGACCGCGGACCTCTCGAGGTCGAACTGAGCGGTGCCGAGGACGACTGGTCCCGTGCTCTCGAGGGCGTCGACGGCGTCGAGGTCCTAGGGAAGCAGGGCCGTACGGTCCTGCTCCGGGTGGCGGACGGCGTGCCGGCCGCGCGGATCCTCGAAGTGGCGGGCGCCGCGGGCGAGGTCGAGCGCTTCGGGCGCCGCAGGCCGGCACTCGCCGACATCTTCCGTGAATCAGTGGGCGGTTGA
- the lxmK gene encoding class V lanthionine synthetase subunit LxmK gives MTVMLEATEQAAKPGYKPVDLDRYPAVDDFVRRLGLGVFDRDTLTAPVGRNDCWAGVTDRGHPVFVKRLVGPEDDVRARMRRLRSFERCARTLPLDALRGPRLLGFDDAGALVAFALVEDARNGAELMVDEDFDGGLARRIGTAIGLLHEARPAGYEEFDDSPPTQPSVRLLHGIPLPMFENLSFGETQAWRLMQQDTELVSGVTRLREHEKRAPKVPSHCDLRVDQFLIKGDDFYVTDWEEFRLADPARDVGSFAGEWLYRSVLDIVTNRGDATTFEVELTHDIVLSRGAEKLERLLPIIREFWSGYRKARPEIDPGLTHRATAFAGWHLLDRLMAGSQRSARLSGIERAAAGIGRAALLAPHKFAATLGLDDSEEISR, from the coding sequence ATGACAGTGATGCTGGAGGCCACGGAACAGGCGGCCAAGCCCGGCTACAAGCCGGTGGACCTGGACCGGTACCCCGCGGTGGACGACTTCGTCCGGCGCCTCGGACTCGGGGTCTTCGACCGCGACACACTCACCGCCCCGGTCGGTCGCAACGACTGCTGGGCGGGGGTCACCGACCGGGGCCACCCCGTCTTCGTCAAGCGCCTGGTCGGCCCCGAGGACGATGTGCGCGCCAGGATGCGCAGGCTCCGGTCCTTCGAACGGTGCGCGCGGACGCTGCCCTTGGACGCGCTGCGCGGGCCCCGGCTGCTCGGCTTCGACGACGCCGGCGCCCTGGTCGCCTTCGCCCTGGTGGAAGACGCGCGCAACGGCGCGGAACTGATGGTCGACGAGGATTTCGACGGTGGCCTCGCCCGCCGGATCGGCACCGCCATCGGGCTGCTGCACGAGGCGCGGCCGGCCGGTTACGAGGAATTCGACGACTCGCCGCCCACCCAGCCTTCCGTACGCCTTCTTCACGGAATTCCGCTGCCGATGTTCGAGAACCTCAGCTTCGGTGAAACGCAGGCCTGGCGGCTCATGCAGCAGGACACGGAATTGGTCAGCGGGGTGACCCGGCTGCGCGAACACGAGAAGCGGGCTCCCAAGGTTCCTTCTCACTGCGATCTGCGCGTGGACCAGTTCCTGATCAAGGGGGACGACTTCTATGTGACCGACTGGGAGGAGTTCCGCCTTGCGGATCCCGCCCGTGACGTCGGTTCCTTCGCCGGTGAATGGCTCTACCGCTCGGTGCTGGACATCGTGACCAATCGCGGTGACGCGACGACGTTCGAGGTCGAGCTCACCCACGACATCGTGCTCAGCCGTGGCGCGGAGAAACTGGAACGACTTCTTCCGATCATCCGTGAGTTCTGGTCCGGATACCGAAAGGCACGTCCCGAGATCGACCCGGGACTGACCCACAGGGCGACCGCCTTTGCCGGATGGCATCTGCTGGACCGGCTGATGGCCGGCTCCCAGCGCAGCGCACGCCTCTCCGGCATCGAGCGTGCGGCCGCCGGCATCGGCCGCGCGGCCCTGCTCGCCCCGCACAAGTTCGCGGCCACGCTCGGCCTCGACGATTCCGAGGAGATCAGCAGATGA
- a CDS encoding serine/threonine-protein kinase, whose protein sequence is MGEVFAGRYELIDPIGRGGVGAVWRAWDHRRRRYVAAKVLQQSDAHTLLRFVREQALRIDHPHVLAPASWAADDDKVLFTMDLVSGGSLAHVIGDYGPLPPRFVCTLLDQLLSGLAAVHAEGVVHRDIKPANILMEATGKRRPHLRVSDFGISMRKGEPRLTETNYVVGTPGYFAPEQMLGAEPDFTADLFAAGLVGLYLLQGRKPDSQALVEHFAAHGTPSAPQGVPEPLWQVLAGLLQPDPQARFRTATGARKALTAAVDLLPEPPPGEEPVEIFDQIGPLPAGFGPDGPQTPQQAADRSTAAQPPSPPSETGSFHLAPPPQQQPSPLPHAGGPHTPPASPAGVQPTPAPVPVAPPVPGPAGPAPGVPAHVPAADAVTAHAASPHQPPAASYGGPSTRTYTAHGPQVPPSGTGKRPGPPPKVAVPVLLVAVLCFAVGIWALTQV, encoded by the coding sequence ATGGGTGAGGTCTTCGCTGGTCGGTACGAACTGATCGATCCGATCGGGCGTGGTGGTGTCGGCGCCGTCTGGCGCGCCTGGGACCACCGTCGTCGCCGGTACGTGGCGGCGAAGGTCCTCCAGCAGAGCGATGCGCACACGCTGCTCCGCTTCGTGCGCGAGCAGGCGCTGCGCATCGACCATCCCCATGTGCTCGCTCCGGCCAGCTGGGCCGCGGACGACGACAAGGTGCTGTTCACCATGGACCTGGTGAGCGGTGGTTCGCTGGCCCATGTCATCGGTGACTACGGGCCGCTGCCACCGCGGTTCGTCTGCACCCTGCTCGACCAGTTGCTGTCCGGACTCGCCGCGGTCCACGCGGAGGGTGTCGTCCACCGCGACATCAAGCCGGCCAACATCCTGATGGAGGCGACGGGAAAGAGGCGGCCGCACCTGCGCGTCTCCGACTTCGGGATCTCGATGCGCAAGGGCGAGCCCCGGCTGACCGAGACCAACTACGTGGTGGGAACGCCGGGTTACTTCGCGCCGGAGCAGATGCTCGGCGCGGAGCCCGACTTCACTGCCGACCTGTTCGCGGCGGGCCTGGTCGGCCTCTATCTGCTCCAGGGGCGCAAGCCCGACTCCCAGGCCCTGGTCGAGCACTTCGCGGCCCACGGCACACCGAGCGCTCCCCAGGGCGTTCCGGAGCCGCTCTGGCAGGTACTGGCAGGGTTGCTCCAGCCCGATCCCCAGGCACGGTTCCGTACCGCCACAGGTGCGCGCAAGGCCCTCACCGCGGCCGTGGACCTGCTTCCCGAGCCGCCGCCCGGCGAGGAGCCCGTCGAGATCTTCGACCAAATCGGTCCGCTTCCCGCCGGTTTCGGACCGGACGGGCCGCAGACGCCGCAGCAGGCCGCCGACCGGAGCACGGCCGCGCAGCCGCCTTCTCCCCCTTCGGAGACGGGCAGTTTCCATCTGGCACCGCCACCACAGCAGCAGCCCTCCCCGCTGCCGCACGCCGGCGGGCCCCACACTCCGCCCGCCTCTCCCGCCGGAGTTCAGCCCACCCCTGCTCCCGTGCCCGTTGCGCCCCCGGTCCCGGGTCCGGCCGGTCCCGCTCCGGGCGTACCCGCCCATGTGCCGGCCGCCGATGCTGTCACTGCGCATGCCGCCTCCCCCCATCAGCCGCCGGCAGCGTCGTACGGCGGGCCCTCTACCCGTACTTACACCGCTCACGGCCCGCAGGTTCCACCGTCAGGCACGGGAAAGCGACCGGGACCGCCCCCGAAGGTCGCGGTCCCGGTACTGCTCGTCGCTGTGCTGTGCTTCGCGGTCGGGATCTGGGCGCTGACCCAGGTCTGA
- a CDS encoding LxmA leader domain family RiPP, with amino-acid sequence MDKTGAITELIEGYDSYSDAEELNSTAAAEAPATSAPCGAASVSWLASQFTVKTYKEGC; translated from the coding sequence ATGGACAAGACCGGTGCGATCACCGAGCTGATCGAGGGCTACGACTCGTACAGCGACGCGGAGGAGCTCAACTCCACCGCCGCCGCCGAGGCCCCGGCCACCAGTGCCCCGTGCGGCGCGGCCAGCGTCTCCTGGCTCGCCAGCCAGTTCACCGTCAAGACGTACAAGGAAGGCTGCTGA
- a CDS encoding methyltransferase, translating into MSVTTAERTEGATGDDALRTAQERAQELMGMADLLRPAAVRTAATLRLADHIDAGATGTDELAKLTDTRPELLDMLLRHLVRLGILDRDEHDGSYSVTGLGSPLRDSDPAGLRQHLSMDGLFGRTDLALINILHTVRTGEPAHASVFGQGYWETVNEDPRFAAAFRKEGPQQLGWGAELIHEAYDWSHVGSVTDVGGNNGTLLIELALRNPHLRGRVLDLKNASEVAALRFAESGLDDRLTAETGSFFDPITPGSDVYLLSAILADWDDEQAVAILRRVAEAAGRDGRVLIADVNIPVKADGPATAATELYIRAVMPRPVRAVAEIKALAATAGLRLSWEGPATPVRSLLEFRNA; encoded by the coding sequence ATGTCTGTCACCACAGCGGAGCGCACCGAAGGCGCGACCGGGGACGACGCGCTCCGGACCGCCCAGGAGCGCGCCCAGGAACTGATGGGGATGGCCGACCTCCTGCGTCCCGCCGCCGTCCGCACGGCGGCCACCCTGCGCCTGGCCGACCACATCGACGCCGGCGCCACCGGCACGGACGAGCTGGCGAAGCTGACCGACACACGTCCCGAACTGCTCGACATGCTGCTGCGCCACCTGGTGCGGCTGGGCATCCTCGACCGGGACGAGCACGACGGAAGCTACTCCGTCACCGGCCTCGGCTCGCCCCTGCGTGACTCCGACCCGGCCGGGCTGCGGCAGCACCTCAGCATGGACGGGCTCTTCGGCCGTACCGACCTCGCCCTGATCAACATCCTGCACACCGTGCGGACCGGAGAGCCGGCACATGCCTCCGTCTTCGGCCAGGGCTACTGGGAAACCGTCAACGAGGACCCGCGGTTCGCGGCTGCCTTCCGCAAGGAGGGCCCTCAGCAACTCGGCTGGGGCGCCGAGCTGATCCACGAGGCCTACGACTGGTCGCACGTGGGCTCGGTCACCGACGTGGGCGGCAACAACGGCACGCTCCTCATCGAACTCGCCCTGCGTAATCCGCATCTGCGCGGCCGGGTCCTCGACCTCAAGAACGCCTCCGAAGTGGCGGCACTGCGCTTCGCGGAGAGCGGACTGGACGACCGGCTCACCGCCGAGACGGGCAGCTTCTTCGACCCCATCACCCCCGGGTCCGACGTCTACCTGCTGTCCGCGATCCTGGCGGACTGGGACGACGAGCAGGCCGTCGCGATCCTGCGCCGGGTCGCCGAGGCGGCGGGCCGCGACGGCCGCGTCCTGATCGCCGACGTCAACATTCCGGTGAAGGCCGACGGTCCTGCCACGGCCGCCACCGAGCTCTACATCCGCGCCGTGATGCCGCGTCCGGTCCGCGCGGTCGCGGAGATCAAGGCCTTGGCCGCCACGGCCGGCCTGCGGCTCTCGTGGGAGGGCCCGGCCACTCCGGTCCGTTCCCTGCTGGAGTTCCGCAATGCTTGA
- a CDS encoding LxmA leader domain family RiPP, translating to MADLQQTGSISELVAGYDTYSEAGELVAEAAADAPASTPTCAAATISWLGSQLTVKTYKEGC from the coding sequence ATGGCCGACCTCCAGCAGACGGGTTCCATCAGCGAGCTCGTCGCCGGTTACGACACGTACAGCGAGGCGGGCGAGCTCGTCGCAGAGGCGGCGGCGGACGCTCCGGCGTCCACCCCGACCTGCGCGGCGGCGACCATCTCCTGGCTGGGCAGCCAGCTCACGGTGAAGACGTACAAGGAAGGCTGCTGA
- a CDS encoding ABC transporter permease, giving the protein MAPQTMKRDDHMAQQTEQQPKDRTGRKAADDRGTGTVQRPGDAAGTDQRRVRDSVLVLAIARRELAQQLTNKAFWMSVAITAIMMAVTFGATSYFQSGGGERPSVALAGEQSALAPVLRPHADVSTASDADAARAAVRDGKADAAVIDGQGGIVVQRELPEELGRLLQEAHRAVVLDASLRGHGLTAAEAAEAAAVPPLATTTLDPDAVRTIQRTTTAATAVFILFMLMLVSGLAVAQGVAEEKSSRIAEVLLAKVRARHLLAGKIVGLGASALVQILVLATACLGAAVAFGLFEAPADAVGAGLNVLVWFVPGYILFVTLYAVAGSLVSRPEDVNHVVGPVNGIQMLGLIGPGLALAGTTDSATVEILSLVPGVSWAAMPVRMAYEDVPWWQIGTAFGLMLVTAVVLIRLGGRVYAGGLLQHGGIVKVKDALRGARL; this is encoded by the coding sequence ATGGCACCCCAGACGATGAAACGCGACGATCACATGGCACAGCAGACGGAACAACAGCCCAAGGACCGGACCGGACGGAAGGCCGCGGACGACCGGGGCACCGGGACCGTGCAGCGGCCGGGTGACGCGGCGGGAACGGACCAGCGACGGGTGCGGGACAGCGTGCTCGTCCTCGCCATCGCGCGCAGGGAACTCGCCCAGCAGCTGACCAACAAAGCCTTCTGGATGTCGGTCGCGATCACCGCGATCATGATGGCCGTCACCTTCGGCGCCACCAGCTACTTCCAGAGCGGCGGAGGCGAACGGCCGAGCGTGGCCCTCGCCGGGGAACAGTCGGCGCTGGCGCCCGTCCTGCGCCCCCACGCCGACGTCTCCACCGCCTCCGATGCCGACGCGGCCCGGGCGGCGGTGCGTGACGGCAAGGCCGATGCCGCCGTGATCGACGGACAGGGCGGAATCGTCGTCCAGCGCGAACTGCCGGAGGAGCTGGGCCGTCTGCTCCAGGAGGCCCATCGGGCCGTCGTCCTCGACGCATCGCTGCGCGGGCACGGACTCACCGCGGCGGAGGCAGCCGAGGCCGCGGCGGTGCCGCCGCTGGCGACCACCACGCTGGACCCGGACGCCGTACGCACGATCCAGCGCACCACCACCGCGGCCACCGCCGTCTTCATCCTCTTCATGCTGATGCTGGTGTCCGGCCTCGCCGTCGCACAGGGCGTCGCGGAGGAGAAGTCCAGCCGGATCGCGGAAGTGCTGCTCGCCAAGGTCAGGGCGCGCCATCTGCTGGCAGGGAAGATCGTCGGCCTCGGCGCGTCCGCACTGGTCCAGATCCTGGTGCTGGCAACGGCCTGCCTGGGCGCGGCGGTCGCCTTCGGTCTCTTCGAGGCCCCGGCGGACGCCGTCGGTGCCGGACTGAACGTGCTGGTCTGGTTCGTCCCCGGCTACATCCTCTTCGTGACCCTCTACGCGGTGGCCGGCTCGCTCGTCTCCCGCCCCGAGGACGTCAACCACGTGGTCGGACCGGTCAACGGCATCCAGATGCTGGGGCTGATCGGTCCCGGCCTGGCGCTGGCCGGGACCACCGACTCCGCCACCGTCGAGATCCTCTCCCTTGTGCCCGGCGTCTCTTGGGCCGCCATGCCTGTCCGTATGGCATACGAGGACGTGCCCTGGTGGCAGATCGGCACGGCATTCGGTCTGATGCTCGTCACCGCCGTCGTGCTGATCCGCCTCGGCGGCCGGGTCTACGCCGGGGGACTGCTGCAGCACGGCGGGATCGTCAAGGTGAAGGACGCCCTGCGCGGCGCCCGTCTCTGA